The following are from one region of the Heliangelus exortis chromosome 2, bHelExo1.hap1, whole genome shotgun sequence genome:
- the NQO2 gene encoding ribosyldihydronicotinamide dehydrogenase [quinone] isoform X1, which yields MEGYPSMSLPSFPPAVLRGFEFRFSGEKLLSASRRWQFFAAWKTHHRKMKNQAPAPQTVLYQPPILKGFLRNSSEFNYGVEAWEAYKRGSLSKDLIEEQKKVQEADLLIFQFPLYWFSMPAIMKGWMDRVLVQGFAHEFPNCYDSGLLKNKLALFSFTTGGSEEMYAKGGISGDIRYLLWPMQHGIMHFCGVKVLAPHICFAPEYVSEEKRKEMLIAWAQRLKTLWKEEPINCSPDWYFK from the exons ATGGAGGGGTACCCATCGATGAGCCTCCCCAGTTTCCCTCCGGCCGTACTCCGAG GCTTTGAGTTCAGATTCTCAGGGGAGAAGCTACTGAGTGCTTCCAGAAGATGGCAG TTTTTTGCAGCTTGGAAAACACaccacagaaaaatgaagaaccAGGCCCCAGCTCCACAAACCGTTTTATATCAGCCTCCTATACTCAAAG GTTTCTTGCGCAACTCCTCCGAGTTCAATTATGGTGTGGAGGCATGGGAAGCTTACAAGAGAGGAAGTTTGTCCAAAGATCTGATTGAAGAGCAAAAGAAGGTGCAAGAAGCAGACTTGCTGATCTTTCAG TTCCCCTTGTATTGGTTCAGCATGCCAGCAATCATGAAGGGCTGGATGGACAGAGTCTTAGTCCAAGGATTTGCTCATGAATTTCCAAACTGTTATGATTCTGGTTTGCTCAAG AACAAATTagcccttttttcttttaccactGGAGGAAGTGAAGAGATGTATGCAAAAGGAGGTATTTCTGGTGATATTCGCTATCTCCTGTGGCCCATGCAG CATGGAATCATGCACTTTTGTGGTGTCAAAGTCCTTGCACCTCACATCTGCTTTGCTCCAGAATATGTCtcagaggagaagaggaaagagatgtTGATTGCCTGGGCCCAGCGTCTGAAAACCCTTTGGAAGGAAGAACCCATAAACTGCTCTCCTGATTGGTATTTCAAGTAA
- the NQO2 gene encoding ribosyldihydronicotinamide dehydrogenase [quinone] isoform X2 has protein sequence MAGKNVLIVYAHQEPKSLNGSLKRVAVEELSKQGCSVTVSDLYAMQFEPRATRNDIVGFLRNSSEFNYGVEAWEAYKRGSLSKDLIEEQKKVQEADLLIFQFPLYWFSMPAIMKGWMDRVLVQGFAHEFPNCYDSGLLKNKLALFSFTTGGSEEMYAKGGISGDIRYLLWPMQHGIMHFCGVKVLAPHICFAPEYVSEEKRKEMLIAWAQRLKTLWKEEPINCSPDWYFK, from the exons ATGGCAG GGAAGAACGTCCTGATAGTCTATGCACATCAAGAGCCTAAGTCCTTAAATGGATCTTTGAAGAGGGTTGCTGTGGAAGAGCTGAGCAAGCAGGGCTGCAGTGTCACAGTGTCTGATTTATATGCAATGCAGTTTGAGCCAAGAGCAACAAGAAACGACATTGTTG GTTTCTTGCGCAACTCCTCCGAGTTCAATTATGGTGTGGAGGCATGGGAAGCTTACAAGAGAGGAAGTTTGTCCAAAGATCTGATTGAAGAGCAAAAGAAGGTGCAAGAAGCAGACTTGCTGATCTTTCAG TTCCCCTTGTATTGGTTCAGCATGCCAGCAATCATGAAGGGCTGGATGGACAGAGTCTTAGTCCAAGGATTTGCTCATGAATTTCCAAACTGTTATGATTCTGGTTTGCTCAAG AACAAATTagcccttttttcttttaccactGGAGGAAGTGAAGAGATGTATGCAAAAGGAGGTATTTCTGGTGATATTCGCTATCTCCTGTGGCCCATGCAG CATGGAATCATGCACTTTTGTGGTGTCAAAGTCCTTGCACCTCACATCTGCTTTGCTCCAGAATATGTCtcagaggagaagaggaaagagatgtTGATTGCCTGGGCCCAGCGTCTGAAAACCCTTTGGAAGGAAGAACCCATAAACTGCTCTCCTGATTGGTATTTCAAGTAA